GGTAAGGCATATAGGGGCAGCGGAGGGCGAGGAGCGCCTGCGCGATTGGTCTTTGCTGCTGTTGGAACAGGCGATGCTGAACGAAGGCGCCCCGTTGCGGGACCCGGCGGATTTTGTGCGCAGACTGAACCGTTTGCTGGGGGAGCTGGTAACTCCCCGATGATTCCCCGATGATTCTGGCGGTCCCGGCCTGTTCATGAGCGGGAATCCGGCCGATATGCGCTGTGCGGCCGCCTGAGACAAAGGCGCCGCATACGGCGGACATACCCGCCGAGATCCGGCGCGGCGCCGAGGAAATCCTGGTCGAGTCGGAATTGAGCGACCGGTTGCGCAGCGGCAAGCGGCTGCGAGTCAAGGCAGGCTTCGACCCTACCGCCCCCGACCTGCATCTGGGGCACACCGTGCTTTTGAATAAGATGCGGGAATTCCAGCAGTTGGGACACGAGGCCATTTTTCTGATCGGCGACTTTACGGCCTTGATCGGCGACCCCAGCGGCCAGGATGCCGCCCGGCCATTGCTGAGCGCAGAGCGGATTCGGGAAAACGCGCACACGTACAAGCAGCAAATATTCAAAATTCTCGACCCGGAATCCACCCGGGTGGAATGCAACTCCCGGTGGAACCTCGCTCTCGGAGTGGAATCCCTGTTGCGCCTGGCCTCGAAGTACACGGTGGCGCGGATGCTGGAGCGCGATGATTTCCACAAGCGCCACCAGGCCGGCAAACCGATCGGCATCCACGAGTTTCTTTATCCTCTGCTGCAAGGGTACGACTCGGTCGCCCTCGAGGCGGATGTGGAACTGGGCGGCACCGACCAGAAATTCAACCTGCTGATCGGGCGTCATTTGCAGCAGGCATACGGTCAATCCCCGCAGGCGATCCTGACCATGCCCTTGCTGGAGGGGCTGGACGGCACGCAAAAGATGTCCAAATCCTACGGCAACTATATCGGGATTGCCGATCCGCCCCTGGAGATGTACGGCAAAATCATGTCCATATCGGACGAGTTGATGTGGCGTTACTTTCAGTTGCTCAGCTTCCGCTCGTTGACCGAGATCGAGCATTTGCAGCGAGGCGTTGCGGAGGGGGCGAACCCGCGGGATGCCAAGCGCGAATTGGCCCATGAGATCGTCGCGCGCTTCCACGATACGGCCGCCGCCGAACGGGCGCGGGACGACTTTATAAGCCGTTTTCAGCAGCAGGAGATCCCGGATACCCTCCCGGAATACCAGGTGCGGGACCGCGAGGGGGGCTGGACCGTGGCGGGCCTTCTGAAAGAAATTCGTCTGGCCGCCAGCACTTCCGAGGCTCACCGCATGATCCGCCAGGGCGCGGTGCGCATGGACGGAGAACGCTTCACGGACGGCTGGCGCAAAATTCCCGCGGGGACCACCTGTCTGTTCCAGATAGGCCGCCGGCGCTTTGCCCGGGTTACGGTGGAAAACCGGCCCCCCGCCGGCTCCCCCTGAGGGCGCGGCAATTCTCAAAAGGGCTTGACAAGGGAGACGGACGGCCCTATCGTTCGTTATTAGCACTCGCTTGAGAGTAGTGCTAAACAAACGCAAAAGACCACGGAGGTGCAATCGAAATGAAAATCCGACCGCTTCATGATCGCGTTATCGTCAAACGCACGGAGGAGGAGCGGGCCAGTGCCGGGGGCATCGTAATCCCGGACTCGGCCACGGAAAAGCCGATCCGCGGGGAGGTGATTTCCGTCGGGCCCGGCAAGGTCATGGATAACGGCAAGGTTGCCGCCATGGGCGTCAAGAAGGGCGACAAGGTTTTGTTCGGCAAGTATTCGGGAACGGAGATCAAGTTGGAGGGCGTGGAATACGTGGTGATGCGCGAGGACGACCTCATGGCCGTGATCGAATAGCCCGTCTGTTGCGGGCAAGCCCGTTCGGCCGGCGCAAACCGGCGCTCGGGTTCGCTATCTAGTCTTCTGGCTTCTACAACGAGGGAAACAAACGATGAGTGCGAAAGATATCAAGTTCGGCGGCGATGCGCGTCAACGTATGCTCAAGGGTCTGAATACGCTGGCCAATGCGGTTAAGGTTACGCTGGGCCCCAAGGGCAGGAACGTAGTACTGGAAAAGAGTTTCGGTGCTCCTACCGTTACCAAGGACGGGGTGTCCGTCGCCAAGGAAATCGAACTCAAGGACAAATTCGAGAACATGGGCGCGCAGATGTTGCGGGAAGTGGCCTCGCAGACCTCGGATGTCGCCGGCGACGGCACCACGACAGCGACGGTGCTGGCCCAGTCGCTGGTGGTCGAGGGCATGAAGGCCGTGGCCGCCGGGATCAATCCCATGGATCTCAAGCGGGGGATTGACCAGGCAGTTGCCACCGCCGTCAAGGAATTGAAGAAGATTTCCAAGCCCTGTTCTTCGGACACGGAGATCGCGCAGGTGGGGACAGTGTCCGCCAATGCAGACAAGCCCATCGGCGATACCATCGCGGAGGCAATGAAGAAGGTGGGCAAGGAAGGCGTGATCACGGTGGAAGAGGGTTCGGGACTCGATAACGAATTGAATGTCGTGGAGGGCATGCAATTCGACCGGGGTTACCTGT
This is a stretch of genomic DNA from Gammaproteobacteria bacterium. It encodes these proteins:
- the tyrS gene encoding tyrosine--tRNA ligase, which codes for MRPPETKAPHTADIPAEIRRGAEEILVESELSDRLRSGKRLRVKAGFDPTAPDLHLGHTVLLNKMREFQQLGHEAIFLIGDFTALIGDPSGQDAARPLLSAERIRENAHTYKQQIFKILDPESTRVECNSRWNLALGVESLLRLASKYTVARMLERDDFHKRHQAGKPIGIHEFLYPLLQGYDSVALEADVELGGTDQKFNLLIGRHLQQAYGQSPQAILTMPLLEGLDGTQKMSKSYGNYIGIADPPLEMYGKIMSISDELMWRYFQLLSFRSLTEIEHLQRGVAEGANPRDAKRELAHEIVARFHDTAAAERARDDFISRFQQQEIPDTLPEYQVRDREGGWTVAGLLKEIRLAASTSEAHRMIRQGAVRMDGERFTDGWRKIPAGTTCLFQIGRRRFARVTVENRPPAGSP
- the groES gene encoding co-chaperone GroES; this translates as MKIRPLHDRVIVKRTEEERASAGGIVIPDSATEKPIRGEVISVGPGKVMDNGKVAAMGVKKGDKVLFGKYSGTEIKLEGVEYVVMREDDLMAVIE